In Leuconostoc kimchii IMSNU 11154, the DNA window CGCTAAGATGCTTGTATTCTGGGCTTTTAGGGCAGACTTACGACGTATTTTCTGGTTGCTTTGATTGATATGCCAGTAAGTAATTTAACAATATAAGCTGTTAACTCATCCTTTGTGACAATGATTGATAGATTATTTTTTTACAAATATGTTGTGCAAATCCGTTTTGTACCAATAAGTCCTATATCATTGATATTATGATTTTTTTCAACACAATACTAGACATTTCTCTCTGTACCTGTGCTTGATTGATGGATGATAATCATATAAAATTAAGTTATTAAAAATGACTGTAAATTTTTATCTTCATTAATAACGTTGTCGCCTATAAAAATTGAATGTGCCTTGATAAAACCTCACTTTTATTTTAATACTATACGGAACACGTTAATATGAATTATTATTATTGACTAATACTACATCCTAGACGCAAAGGACATTTGTTATGAACAAAACAGATAATAAACAAACCTCTCATATATCAATTAGAAATGCAAATATAGCTGATTTAACAGCGATTCTGAATATTGAAAAGTTAGGCTTTACAGCTGAAGAAGCCGGTACAAAACTTCAATACATAGAACGTCTCAAAAAGTTAAAAGAAACATTTTTAGTCGGTGTTGTTAATAATCAAGTAGTTGGTTTTATCGTTGGGCCTGTCGTTCAGGAAGATAGAATAGCTGATTGGATGTACGAAGAAATACGTGAACAAGATATAGTCGGTGGAAACCAAATGGTGTTAACAATTGCGGTAGACCCTACTTTTCAAGGATTTCATATTGGAAGTCAATTATTAGACGCATTTTATAATAAAGCCAAGACACAGAATAGCAAAACAATTGCACTGACATGTCTAGAGAAGAATATAGCCTTTTACGAAAAAAATGGCTATAAAAACATGGGACAATCCTTATCAAATCATGCTGGTGAAATTTGGTATGACTTGATAAAAAAGGTAAGATAGTAGTCGCAGATTAGAAAAATAAACCGTACACTTTTTATACGAAGTGTACGGTTTATTTTTCTAATCACGCAGGAGCTAAATAGTTAGCCATTAAAGTTTACGAACATCAACTAGTTTAAAAGTTTGACAGACAACCATGAGTTCATCGGTGAATTCTTTTCTCCATGAAGCCAGCTCTGAGGAAAAGAATTCTTTATGAACTGCATACCAGTATGACAATGACAGGTCTCCTTCACCCTCATTTCGAGCAAACTGTTCACTAACTTCCTTGATTGGCATAATTTCGATTTTTGTATATTGAATGACGGCAACAGGCTGATTAGACCCATCTAAAAT includes these proteins:
- a CDS encoding ASCH domain-containing protein — encoded protein: MTNTIISYWNNFCKQNNINNNTEFDAWSFGDGTSEMANNLSKLVVTGRKTATSSSLISYEYEDERMPEVNQYDIILDGSNQPVAVIQYTKIEIMPIKEVSEQFARNEGEGDLSLSYWYAVHKEFFSSELASWRKEFTDELMVVCQTFKLVDVRKL
- a CDS encoding GNAT family N-acetyltransferase — encoded protein: MNKTDNKQTSHISIRNANIADLTAILNIEKLGFTAEEAGTKLQYIERLKKLKETFLVGVVNNQVVGFIVGPVVQEDRIADWMYEEIREQDIVGGNQMVLTIAVDPTFQGFHIGSQLLDAFYNKAKTQNSKTIALTCLEKNIAFYEKNGYKNMGQSLSNHAGEIWYDLIKKVR